A genomic window from Nomascus leucogenys isolate Asia chromosome 10, Asia_NLE_v1, whole genome shotgun sequence includes:
- the DDX39A gene encoding ATP-dependent RNA helicase DDX39A, with product MAEQDVENDLLDYDEEEEPQAPQESTPAPPKKDIKGSYVSIHSSGFRDFLLKPELLRAIVDCGFEHPSEVQHECIPQAILGMDVLCQAKSGMGKTAVFVLATLQQIEPVNGQVTVLVMCHTRELAFQISKEYERFSKYMPSVKVSVFFGGLSIKKDEEVLKKNCPHVVVGTPGRILALVRNRSFSLKNVKHFVLDECDKMLEQLDMRRDVQEIFRLTPHEKQCMMFSATLSKDIRPVCRKFMQDPMEVFVDDETKLTLHGLQQYYVKLKDSEKNRKLFDLLDVLEFNQVIIFVKSVQRCMALAQLLVEQNFPAIAIHRGMAQEERLSRYQQFKDFQRRILVATNLFGRGMDIERVNIVFNYDMPEDSDTYLHRVARAGRFGTKGLAITFVSDENDAKILNDVQDRFEVNVAELPEEIDISTYIEQSR from the exons ATGGCAGAACAGGATGTGGAAAATGATCTTTTGGATTATGATGAAGAAGAAGAGCCCCAGGCTCCTCAAGAGAGCACACCGGCTCCCCCTAAGAAAGACATCAAGGGATCCTACGTTTCCATCCACAGTTCTGGCTTCCGGGACTTTCTGCTGAAGCCGGAGCTCCTGCGGGCCATCGTGGACTGTGGCTTTGAGCATCCGTCTGAGG TCCAGCATGAGTGCATTCCCCAGGCGATCCTGGGCATGGACGTCCTGTGCCAGGCCAAGTCCGGTATGGGCAAGACGGCGGTCTTCGTGTTGGCCACCCTACAGCAGATTGAGCCTGTCAACGGACAG GTGACGGTCCTGGTCATGTGCCACACAAGGGAGCTGGCCTTCCAGATCAGCAAAGAATATGAGCGCTTCTCCAAGTACATGCCCAGCGTCAAG GTGTCTGTGTTCTTCGGTGGTCTTTCCATCAAGAAGGATGAAGAAGTGTTGAAGAAGAACTGTCCCCATGTCGTGGTGGGGACCCCGGGCCGCATCCTGGCACTCGTGCGAAATAGGAGCTTCAGCCTAAAGAATGTGAAGCACTTTGTGCTGGACGAGTGTGACAAGATGCTGGAGCAGCTGG ACATGCGGCGGGATGTGCAGGAGATCTTCCGCCTGACACCACACGAGAAGCAGTGCATGATGTTCAGCGCCACCCTGAGCAAGGACATCCGGCCTGTGTGCAGGAAGTTCATGCAGGAT CCCATGGAGGTGTTTGTGGACGACGAGACCAAGCTCACGCTGCACGGCCTGCAGCAGTACTACGTCAAACTCAAAGACAGTGAGAAGAACCGCAAGCTCTTTGATCTCCTGGATGTGCTGGAGTTTAACCAG GTGATAATCTTCGTCAAGTCAGTGCAGCGCTGCATGGCCCTGGCCCAGCTCCTCGTGGAGCAGAACTTCCCGGCCATCGCCATCCACCGGGGCATGGCCCAGGAGGAGCG cctgtcaCGCTATCAGCAGTTTAAGGATTTCCAGCGGCGGATCCTGGTGGCCACCAATCTGTTTGGCCGGGGGATGGACATTGAGCGAGTCAACATCGTCTTTAACTACGACATGCCTGAGGACTCGGACACCTACCTGCACCGG GTGGCCCGGGCGGGTCGCTTTGGCACCAAAGGCCTAGCCATCACTTTTGTGTCTGACGAGAAtgatgccaaaatcctcaatgACGTCCAGGACCGGTTTGAAGTTAATGTGGCAGAACTTCCAGAGGAAATAGACATCTCCACATACA TTGAGCAGAGCCGGTAA